The Diceros bicornis minor isolate mBicDic1 chromosome 15, mDicBic1.mat.cur, whole genome shotgun sequence genome has a window encoding:
- the LOC131415057 gene encoding olfactory receptor 5K1-like: protein MTEDNHSLTTEFILTGFTDHPELKTLLFVVFFAIYLITMVGNLGLVALIFMERRLHTPMYVFLGNLALMDSCCACAITPKMLENFFSEDTMISLYECMAQFYFLCLAETADCFLLAAMAYDRYVAICSPLQYHTMMSKKLCIRMTTGAYIAGHLHSMIHVGLLFRLTFCGSHQITHFFCDVLPLYRLSCADPYINELMIFIFSGSVQIFSITIVLISYLYILFTIFKMKSREGRGKALSTCASHFLSVSIFYGSLLFVYIRPSSFKEGHKDIPVAVFYTMVIPLLNPFIYSLRNKEVINVMRKTMKKISKF from the coding sequence ATGACTGAGGATAACCACTCCTTGACAACTGAGTTTATCCTCACAGGATTCACAGATCACCCAGAGCTGAAGACCCTCCTGTTTGTAGTGTTCTTTGCCATCTATCTGATCACCATGGTGGGGAATCTTGGCTTGGTGGCACTGATTTTTATGGAGCGCCGTCTTCACACGCCAATGTACGTCTTTCTGGGCAACCTGGCTCTGATGGATTCCTGCTGTGCCTGTGCCATTACCCCCAAGATGTTAGAGAACTTCTTTTCTGAGGACACAATGATTTCCCTCTATGAATGCATggcacaattttattttctctgccttgctGAGACTGCGGACTGCTTTCTCCTGGCGgcaatggcctatgaccgctatgtggccatctgcagcCCACTGCAGTACCACACCATGATGTCGAAGAAACTCTGCATTCGGATGACCACAGGGGCCTACATCGCTGGACACCTGCATTCCATGATCCATGTAGGGCTTCTGTTTAGGCTAACTTTCTGTGGGTCTCATCAAATCACCCACTTTTTTTGTGATGTTCTTCCATTATACAGACTCTCCTGTGCTGACCCTTACATCAATGAATTGATGATATTTATCTTTTCAGGGTCAGTTCAAATCTTTTCTATTACCATAGTCCTGATCTCTTATCTCTACATCCTTTTCaccattttcaaaatgaaatccCGAGAGGGAAGAGGCAAAGCCTTATCTACGTGTGCATCccactttctctctgtctcaatATTCTATGGTTCTCTTCTCTTCGTGTACATTCGACCAAGTTCATTTAAAGAAGGGCATAAAGATATACCCGTTGCTGTTTTTTATACAATGGTAATTCCTTTATTAAATCCTTTTATTTATAGTCTAAGAAATAAGGAAGTAATAAATGTTATGAGAAAAACtatgaagaaaatttcaaaattctga